The region ATGCTTGTCATGATACCCTAGAGGCTTTATGGTCTGAATCAGCAGAACCTCATAAAAGTTTTTATCAGGGTATCTTACAAGTGGCTGTGGGTTGTTATCATTTGGAAAACCATAATTGGCGTGGTGCAGTTATTTTGTTAGGAGAAGGGGTACGACGACTCAGGGAGTATCAACCAGACTATGAAGGGGTGGACGTAACTGACTTTGTACAAGTGAGTCAACAACTTCTTTTTTATCTCCAACAAACTGAACCGGAACGAGTCGCAGAAGTGGCTAAACAATTACTCGAAATCTCAGAAAATTCTCCTTGTCGTTTACCTTATATTCTCAAAATTGATGAATTAAGTCATCAATAGGATAATTCTCTCAGAATTACACATTAAAAAAAAGGAGTTATTATGACGATGGCTAATTCAGATATTGATATTGCTGTTTATATCGATCATGCTTTACTCAATCCTACTGCTACCCCTCCAGAAATAGACCAGTGTTGTGAACAAGCTGAACGTTTTGGGTTTGCCACTGTTTGTGTTTATCCGTCGGCAGTACGTCACGCTTCTCAACTACTTCACGGGAAAAAAACTAAAATTTGTACGGTTATTGGGTTTCCTACAGGGGCCACCACATCCGCAGTTAAACTATATGAAGCGCAAGAAGCAGCGGAAAATGGGGCGACAGAACTCGATGTGATGATTAACTTAGGTTGG is a window of Aphanothece sacrum FPU1 DNA encoding:
- a CDS encoding DUF309 domain-containing protein, whose amino-acid sequence is MLLDPFWQGVEQFNQRQFYACHDTLEALWSESAEPHKSFYQGILQVAVGCYHLENHNWRGAVILLGEGVRRLREYQPDYEGVDVTDFVQVSQQLLFYLQQTEPERVAEVAKQLLEISENSPCRLPYILKIDELSHQ